The nucleotide sequence CAACTCTCCCAACTACTAAAATACTTCAGCTTCTATTCTGTTTCCTGCCAATGCTTCCACTTACCCTGGTTACTCGGGTTACTTTCCCGCCACCCCAGTTCAAAAGGTGAACCCAGTTCAATCTGCACAAACTCATGCACCAACTCATGCTACATCTGGTGCTGCATCAAAGTGGTCACTTTCCTTCATAGTTTCTATGGTCACTTTCCTTCATAGTTTCTAAAGAATTTGAGGAGCATATGGTATTCATGGCTGGGGTTATGAATTGTTATCATGCTTTTGTTGACGGGAATCTGACTGCTAATCAAATTGGAGCAGACAAACTACATGAAGTCCATCCTGATGACATCGAAGAGATGGACATCACCTGGCAAACGGAAATGGCCGTGTTTCATGCTAAGAACTTTGTGAAAAGAACCGACAGAAATAGCTCGGAAGTGGCTAACAAAGAACTCAGTTGGAATAATCTAAGCTCAGGTGCTTCAACTGCCATGAACCGGGGCATTTTGCTCATGAATGCCGACAACCAAGAAGAGAGAGATCAGACTCAAACATCACCATCACTGTCAGCTCAACATTAAGACGATACCTAATGGTGTTTCTACTTCAAATGTAACAGTCACTCGCCTTGCTCACAGTTCTACTTCAAATACATCTGCAAGAAACCAAAATACTGGATCTACTGCAGTTGCTAACCCAGGAAACACTTTAGTGGCTCAGGAATGGGGAGGATTTGATTGGTCGGATCAGATGGCTGACCTGCGAGTCACTGAGGATACTGTGTTTCATGCTCTCATGGCTCAGTTGAACGACTTTACTCCCTCTGCTGCTGAGGTATGTTTAGATAACATTTGTTGAACTAGTGCTTGTAGGGATAAGGTTAGTGGTTACAAAGAGCAGGCAAACTCACTCATTATGCAACTACAATTATCCAAATCGGATTTATATCAGATTAATAAGAAAATTAATGGATATAAGGATATGGTGGATGCGCAAAATCGTGATATCCGACAGTTGAAAATTGATCTGAGTCAAGAAAAATGTAGGTATCTCCACTTCAAGGAACTGTCAGAAAAGTTAATTGTTGAACTTGAtaatttaaaatcaatttttgaaaGTACAGAATTCAATTTTAAGAGATTTGATGTGTATGGCAACAGGTCTGGGATTGTGAGTTGGGAGTATAATGATGAAAAGGGAATGTTTTTAgtgaagagaaagaatggaacagTGGAGTATTACAATAACGCTGATGCTTTCGAATCTTGGACGACAGTGGATCTTCGATAACTGAGCCAAGCCTCTTATCATGATCAGTGCAGGGATCACAATTGCAAGATTGGATGGAATTTCTATAACAAATTGCAGCAACAGGCTAAAGTAAATTTCAGGGATATGAAATTAGCTCAATTGTTTGTTGTGGAGCATGAAGATGTCCTAGATCCTTCCACCAACAAGCCGTTTAAGACAGTGATGTGGCCTCCTACGAAGCAAACAAAGACTGTTCCATTGCTGAAGGAGCTTCCAGATAATAGTTTAAAGGATCCATAATTCTGGATGTACGATCCCATTACTGGTCAAGCGGTGATAGTTTGTGCAAACGAAGAGTACAGGGTTGCTGACGTTAAAGATTTGATGCATTTTGGAAAGAATGATATAAAGCTACTGGGAAGAAAACAGATCAGGAGTGATCCACAGTATGAAGTCTGTGCTAAGAACTTTACAATTgcaattaggggtgttcaaaaccgaatatccgaaaattcggatatccgaatttcggatatccgaaattttcagATACTagattcggatatccgaaatttcggatacggattcggatagtgaatcggatatccgaaaatccaactttttatttaatttttatttttttattaattttttcatattcggaaacggatattccggatagtttcggatatccgaatataaattttcggatatttttcggatatttcggatgcttttcggatatttcggatattttcggatatttttcggatattttggatattttcggatacttcggatattcggatatccaaaaaaatgaaaattaaaattttcggatatttcggatatccgaaatatccgaaaattttgaaaatcactatccgaatccgaatccgaaaaattcggatatccgaatttcggatatccgaaatttcggatatccgatttttcggatatttcggattcggatatcggatattttggatcggattttcggatacggatacttttgaacacccctaattgcAATTACACAGATTACATTACTCAAATTATGGTCTGGACAACGATCAAGAGTGGAAACTCAGTTGTTTGGTTCTTATGTTGGAAGATAGTTACCTGATCCCCGAAAGAAGCAAAAGAAGAAACGCAACCGAAGCATGAGCTGCCAAGACAACATAAACCTAGGGGGATGTTGTAAGGGCATGTACTTGTAGGTTTATGTTTGTCTTGGGTTTACTAGTTTGGGTTGGTTATTTTGTTAGATATGGGCTTGGTCGATGTCTGTTATATATGCGTATAAgggttgggcttggcccatttgtATTAGGTCATCCTATCAGCTATAAATAGGATGCACCTAGGTCTTGTTTAGGTTGTTGGTTAGTTGTGCTTGTAATCGAACAGTGTACCAGACGATTATTGCAATCGTGTGCACTTAACATTAATCTAATTGACATATTTTCTTCATTTTCTACATCTTTCTTGTTATTCCGCGATTCATTTAGGTGTTTGTGATATCCAATTGATAGGTTCTTGGACATACAGATTTTGAGGATGCTGAAGTAAGATACGTAAATAATATCAACGAACACTTTCAAACATTCAACGAGATATTTGCTGAAGAAGTTGAAGGGGTAttgaaaagaaaaattaaagaacGTCAATGAAATATTCCTCATATAAGCAATACTGAAACGATTGTTCAACGGGTCAGATGGTTTAAAGAATTGAAAGATGAATGCAAGTTTCTACGATCATTGAAGTTCTTTAAGCAACACAAGGATATCTCTATAGGTGATATAATAAGTTGGAGCTGGATACCAAAGTTGAAGAAGATTGCAATTAGAAGAGAATAAAAGGTACATTATTTCATGGTTATCAACGACATCAAATCATTACCCTGGTGGGATGTTAAGGAGTTGTGCAAAATCATGATGATCAACTATGAGCTCAATCAATACAATTAACAAGTCCTCAGATTTATCAAAAGAGAAGCTAGAACTGGATTCAAACATTGGAAACCTCAAGAGCCCAAATGCATACTATCTAAAGCCGAGATAGATCCAGAAACTAGAAAGTTTGCTGTCAGATTAAAGTATAAGAGGCAAAGGTGTTACGTGTGATACCATTTCATGAGATGGAGCATGATTTCTTTAAGTTTTTATGATGGTGGTATTATGACGAGAAGACAGGGGAGGCAGTGATCGTGCTATGTGAGGGTGAGAAGGATTAGAGAACTATCAGGATTTATGATCCTATGTGGTTGGTGAACTTATCTGATAAAGACATCGAGATATTATTCTTCAACAAAATCTTATTTTCTCACATTGATCGGGAACAAGCATTGCAATTTCAGAGAGTTATTCGTATATGTTTCGCTTACGAGATTCGTTCTGGAAGAATGTGGCCGAGTAACTAGAGAGAGCTAGAGAAGAAGCAAGATGAGAAAGAGATGAAAATATTGGAAAAAGTTGCTGAAAGAACAAAGAAAGCATCTATTTCAAGATATAAGTACATGAAACCGCCACTCACCGATCAGAGACCGAAGAAAAGCTTCAAGGAGCATCAGAGGGAGTATAGGAAGTGGATTTTTGAAATGAAAGATTAAAGGATTTTAAAGACCAAGACAAGACTGCGGCATCATCGAAGGGGGAAATTGTTGATACATAATCTCTAATGCCTACGTCTTAGTTAGAGTCTGTTTTGTTTATAGGTAGCATAACGTGTTTGAGTTTTaaagtttgattttgattgtaatAGACTCATACGCTCGCATGAGTCATACGTGCATATGAGGACATATAGCGTAGGAGTCTTGGACATAAACTACTaatgcctatatatatatatatatatatgtgtgtgtgtgtgttagtcCGTGCTCATGTGGACATAACTTTTTAGAACTTTTGATTTTGGAGCTTATTCAAACATTGTGTAAAGACGTCGTTATGTTGCCGAAatttatataaacatatatatttggAAATCCTTGTGTATTCTACCTTGTAATTTGGATTTCTCATATATTACAAGCTAGGTGTATATCATATGTGTTGTTTTACAAGTTTATAAGATTACACGTCAACAAACCAGTCCTACAGTCCCGACAAGCTTGGAACAGGTGGCATTCATGGTCGCTTCTCGAACCTTCTATCCTTATCCTATCTTGAGCACGAGCGTGCCTGAGGGTGCACATGCGTGCCTGGCCTTCGGTGGACTTTTATTGATCATTCTTGGGTTGACTTGGTTGACTTTGTGATGCTTGGTATTGTGCACGGTTGTGCCTATAGCCTGGCACGGCTGTGCCCATCTGGTAAGTTGCTGATTTCCTTAGAATCTCAGGTTTTTACTTCGTTTTTGCTTGTTTTTAACTTCTTTTCATCCCTAGACCTTAGAAATCTGCATTTGTCAAACAGGAATGATTTAGGTAGCATTTGCAACTAAAAAGTCCTTAAGGTAAGTGGATTTAGGGGGGTAATTATTCACTAAAAATATGTATAATTGATGGCACATCACCCATACGCCCACGCCACACGTGCGCGAGAGCGAGGTTCTATGAAACAATAAGTAAAGAGTGTTCACATATGTTTACCACTCAACTTTTGTTTTCCTCCTCCAATGTTGGACAAGTTCTCACATTTCCATCTTTTCGTCTTCCTTTCACATGTTTTAGTCCCAAATTTGAACatagatatctcattcatcttagctctgaCTTGGACATTGTTTGGTTTGTTGCAAAGTCCTCATGACATACAACACAAACCCACAAGATAGTACTTATATTAACTAAggtataatataaatatatttgtCCATGTTTTAGAAAAAATACACATAACACTTAGTGAAAATACACTCATATTTGTCAATTTTTTTCCTCCAATAATCAATTACTTGTACACCAAACGAAGCTGAGAAACTTATAGGAAAATATGTAGATACACTTGCAGTTGACAAGAGCAACTATACACGTTTCGTTAGTCTTCGCCCTCTTTCCATATTAAGACTTCGCCCTCTTTCCATATTAAGATGAAAACACGTGAATAATTGATTAAATCAAATATCTGGTCGTTTATGTTAGCAAGTTCTGTATCTCTTTGCTTCAAAACTCAGTTTTATTGATACAGGGATTCGATTTTGCACGAAAAAAATTCATTATGAGTTTCGTCAGTTTTCGCCCACTTATCGTATTCACAGATTGCCTGGTTGTACGAGATACGAACCCAAATATCGTGTCACCAACATAAATCTAAATACCACAAGTTTATTCGTGGTTAACAGAAACATGAACCGTTCAAccaaaaataattatttaattattatattcaTGTTTATACTTTAAGACATCTAAATTTacatattatttttatattattattattatatatatcaattcATAAAAGGGGTTTGCGCTAGTGAAGATTTTAGGTTTTACATATGAGCACGTAAGTTCCTAACTTCATGATAGTGCACAATCAACAAAGAGAAATGGGAGTTCTATCCAAGGAAGAAAAAGAGACCACCAAAGATCTGCTTCAACGAAGATCCTTGTATCTTTCATCCAACCTTCAAAACCCTACATCTACATCTGAACACCCTTTGTTACCGTTGACGCCATCTGAGATCACGGGGAACCCTAGCGCTGTCGTCGGAGTTGTGGTGTTACCCTCAGAAAAGCCACCACCTATGTGTTGAACTACAAGAAAACCACCGTCGTCACTACTCGCGTCGCCGGAAAACCGAACTCTCCGCCATAGCAGCTCAGATCGTCGATTATGAGCAACACACCCTCAACCGTCGTTGCCGGATGACCCGAGCACTACCACCACCATTGTTAGTAGGCTGCAACACCGGAGCCACCGTCGCATGAGCGGCCATTGGTGGCCGCCGGAATCCCCCACTCTCACTCTCTCTCACATACATATCTCTCTTTGTGTAGATTAAAATTGTGTATGAGTGCAAATAGAATAATAGTGTGAACAAATTTCACATTGCAGGCTGTAGTTTTGTGTTTTGCTTTGATAAGCCTCAAAGGCCAAGATGCTAACAAAACCTTTGTTAATTTTTATTTCTACAAATTAAAAAAAGTACAGAACGTTTACTAAAAGTGAATTTTAACCCACTCATGAAGCCTCTTAATCCTGTAAGATCATTTGAATTGCATGTCAGATTCTGTGAGACCACAAAAACTGACCAAAACAAGATTATATATCAATTGACATCCTATTTTTGCTACAATGCTtgtcaattttttttcttttttgctttttttttgtttttgtccTTTGTTCTTTTAGGTTTtgtctggtttttttttttataagttaTGATTGCACCTTCATACTTTAAATAGTTTGCGTTCGCTAATTATATCGATTGCCAGCACTGTACAGGTAATGAAATGAACCCAAGTGATGCTGATCAAACGCCCGTATCAGTATCGGcattcgtttttattgttttcgatcAATGTAAAACACGTCTTAATATCCTTTTGGTCATATCACgattttattttttaagttttcttTTTTGGTTACTATATCGAGTGTTGGTATTATATCAATACCGTAATGAACGGAACCAATATCGATCAAATTCCTTCTATTAACGTTATTTCTACCATTGCGTTTACATTTAGCGCGGATGTAACCCACTAGTCGGAAATAAATATTACCTAGTTTGTGCTAATGTTTTTTTGCACACTAATGAGGAATTAAGTCAAAAAGAATGTTGTTTTGGCATTGGATCTGGCTCGTTTTTAAGCAATTATGTTTAAAGCATGCCATCTTTTTAAACTTTTCGGTTTTGACATAAAAATACAAATGGTTTAAGTTATTACATAAACActtttaaactttttggttttgatataaaaatACACAAATGGTTTAAGTTATTACATAAACACATTTAAAAGATGAATttaaataaatgggttaaatCGGTCAACCCGAAAACCCGTTGGGTTTAGTGCACACGAAGCATTTAGCTAAACGTGTTTGCAGGTTCAACTGGACTTGATCCTAACCCATTTAGATTAAATCGAAACTTGTGAATTTCGTATTAGGTTCGTGTTGTAATTTTGTTTCGTATTTGGTATTTGCATCGACACCTATTAGATTATGTTTCAATCTTATTATATAACATATATATAACAAACTCTAGTATATAACATATGCAACATAGAAGTTCTGATAAcaataatttaattaattatagtTAACGGATTTTGGTTTTAAATATGTCAACATTACAAGGAAAACATAAATATGAAACTTTAATTACATACAAAACATTTGGCTTTTGCCACTTATTCACTATAAATACACAATTTCATAATTGACGTATATTTTGTAACACACAAACTAACCTTTAAGTTATGTTCTTAAGGAGCCCAAATATTTTTATTTCTGGAACCAACTTTGAGTGGATTCTTCTTGGTTGGTATGTTCTCCATCCTCTGTGCCAGGACCGAATTACTTTTTGCAACTTTCTTAACATCTTTTTCATCAGATTTTGGTTTAGTATACTGGTCACTTTTTACAAGTGGTTCTGATCGAAGGGTGCTTTCCCAGTTGAACTTCTttttctgaggagctggagccgCTGCTCGTTTGATGTTCGCTGATGTCAAACGAGGACTGCGTATTCCATCCTTGGTCTCTTTTATCTCTATTTTGGTACCGTTTTCCATCCGTATGTTTATGTTGAGCTCTGAGAGTATCTTATTCTTTGCATGTTGTTCTTTCATGTGAGGTTCAGATGAGTCACTTGTGTGCCTCTCCTTCTGGTGTTGATACAGTCGATGAAGCCTCAAAGCAAGACGATAAATATCGTCTTTGATCTCTTCTTCTAAATCTCTCTCCACATCCTTTTCTAGTTCTTTGAAGATGTTGAGTTCATCCATGGACTTAGTACCTGTCACAAAGTTCATTAGTCATAAGTTGATCGATATATGATTGTATCATACAAGTACATCTGACAGTGGCGGATTCAGAAATGTTTTCCAGgggttccttttggtagattctcactatttttttttcttttcaaatcaTATAAGGTTTccactaactttttttttttccaaactgAGGGGTTCCTAGGAACCCTGGAACCCCCTGGATCCGCCACTCACATTTGGCAGTCGGGGTGTGTTCGTAGAAAAAGAtgatcttttctttgcatagtaTCATGACACATGGGAATACAATGTCACATTATTTTTTGTATTCGATTTCTAAAAGACACAAAACCACACCATTCCATGTTAGAGTTCAAGAGATTGTTCAAAGCTTGTGGAATTGCAAGCGGAGAAACAATCGAATGAAAACCTAACGTACTCATAAGCTAATAAAAACTTTTGATGGCCCCTAATATACAAGGATTCAAGCATGaacttattaattttttttatctatgACCCATGTCAAGGATACCTACTAAAAGTTCATATAATATACCTAGTAGAAGTACTTTTGATGTAGCGAATCGAAGCACAAAAGATAAAAACCTGCAAGCAAaaggaaataaaaaaaataatatataggCAAAAAGTTGAGATGACACACGAAAACATATGAAATATAGCATATGGGCAATGATGCTTCATGTTGTCTTTGTTTTATATATGCTATTCGCCAACTTGATAAGATTGATATGGACAATTGGTTTAATAGTCCCCATCTCATAATATGGCCGTTTAGGGCGTTATATGTGTTGTCTTTATTTGAACTTAACATCACATACGTGTTTAATTATGCTGTAAATTTAATTTACTTGCTGAATTAATTACTAGATATCGGTAAGAAATGGATGATATATTAATTTATGGTTAGACTTTACGTGGAAGGAATGATGGGCCGGGTGATCTCTCATGTTGTCCTTGAAGTATAAGGTAAACCATAGACAAGTGTGTTATTGAAAAAGGAAAATAACATAGTAAAAACTCAATAAtttagttttagtttttttttttttttttttttaatttttataaacgTTTTCTTGGAAAGTACGATCACACCCCAACATTTTATATTCTTTGTTATTTGTCATTAGAATATATGCAGAGGTAACATATTATAACATGGTGAAGGTGGAGTTATGTGATAAGTATCACAAAAAGTGTAATAGTGGTTTTATATAACATTTCATAACATTTGTGTGTAGTGGTAATACAATATAACTTCGCTAGTAATTATTACTCAATTAttaatttttaaattt is from Helianthus annuus cultivar XRQ/B chromosome 9, HanXRQr2.0-SUNRISE, whole genome shotgun sequence and encodes:
- the LOC110874684 gene encoding uncharacterized protein LOC110874684 — protein: MLYFICFRVSSQLFAYILFFLFPFACRFLSFVLRFATSKVLLLGTKSMDELNIFKELEKDVERDLEEEIKDDIYRLALRLHRLYQHQKERHTSDSSEPHMKEQHAKNKILSELNINIRMENGTKIEIKETKDGIRSPRLTSANIKRAAAPAPQKKKFNWESTLRSEPLVKSDQYTKPKSDEKDVKKVAKSNSVLAQRMENIPTKKNPLKVGSRNKNIWAP